The genomic window GGCGAGCTGGTCGCGCAGGTCCCGGTGCTGAGCGACCAGCAGGAAACGCTCGGCGATCAGATCGGGACCGTGATGGTGGGCGAGCATTCGCCGTCCGTACTGCAGCGGCTCCGCGGCGCCTCGTCGTACCTGGCGATCTATCTCGGCATCGCCTGCGTACTGGGACTGCTGGGTTCCTGGCTGCTCGCCCGCCGGATCAAACGGCAGACGCTCGGGCTCGAACCGCGCGAGATCGCCGGCCTGGCCGAACATCGCGAGGCCATGCTGTACGGGCTGGCCGAAGGAGTCGTTGCCCTCGACCCCCATTCGCGGGTGACGCTGGTGAACGACGTCGGCCGGCGGCTGCTCGATCTCCCGGAAGACGCGGTCGGGAAATCCCTGAACGAGCTCGGGATCGAGGGCCGGCTGCGCGAGGTGCTGTCCGGCGACGACGAGGCCCGCGACGCGGTCGTCGTACGCCGGGGCCGGGTACTGGTAATGAACCGGATGAGCGTGCTGAAGGACGGGCGGTCGCTCGGATCGGTGACCACGCTGCGGGATCGGACGGAGCTGGCGCAGCTGGAGCGGGAGCTTGGGTCGTTCCGGTCGTCGGCGGAGCTGCTGCGGGCGCAGACGCACGAGTTCGCGAACCAGCTGCACACGATTTCCGGGCTGATCCAGATCGGGGAGTACGACGAGGTGGTCACGTACGTCGGCGCGCTGAACCGCTATCGTGAATCGCTCGACCTGACCGTGACCCGGCGGGTCCACGACACCACGGTCGCCGCCCTGCTGATGGCGAAGTCCTCGCTCGCTGCCGAACGCCGCGTCGAGCTCCGGGTGTCCGAGCGGACCACCCTGCTCCGGCTCGACCCGTCGCTGTCCGCGGACATCGCGACCGTACTCGGCAACCTGGTCGACAACGCGGTCGACGCCGCCGCGCAGTCCGGTACGCCGCTGTCGCCCGCCTGGGTCGAGGTCGAACTCAGGCAGGACGCGGCGTCGGTGGAGATCGTGGTTCGGGACTCCGGACCAGGCGTGGCGCCGGAGTTGGCGCAGGAGGTGTTCGCGCACGGGTTCACTACCAAGGCGGCGGCTGAGGGCGAGCGCGGGATCGGGCTCGCGATGACCCGGATGATCTGCCGCCGCCGCGGCGGTGAGGTCGCCGTGACGAACCTGGACGAAGGCGGCGCCGCGTTCATCGCCCGGATGTCCACCCAACGCACACCGGAAGGAGCCCGATGATCAAGGTCCTGGTCGTCGACGACGACTTCATGGTGGCGCGCATCCACCGCGGTTTCGTCGACCGCGTGGATGGCTTCGAGGTCGTCGGTACGGCGAACTCCGGCGACCAGGCCGTCGCCGCTCTGGAGTCGCTGGGACCTGATCTCGTGCTGCTCGACCTCTATCTGCCGGACGTCTTCGGGTTGGACCTGATCGCCCGGCTGCGCGCCGTACGACCATCGGTCGACATCCTCGTCATCACGGCCGCTCGGGAGGCGGATGCCGTGCGGGGTGCGGTGCGGCAGGGTGTCGTGAACTATCTGCTGAAACCGTTTGGTTTCGAGGATCTGCGGGTGCGGCTGCAGGAGTACGCCCGCCGCCGAGCCAGCGTCCCCGACCAGGTCACCAGCCAGGCCGACGTCGACCGCGTCCTCGCGCCCGCTCGCCCCGCAGTCAACCGCTTGCCGAAAGGCCTGTCGCAAGAGACCACCGACCTGGTCACCACGGCCCTGCGCAACACTCCCGACAACCTGTCGGCCGCCGAATGCGCAGAACTCGTGGGCATCTCCCGGGTGAGCGCCCGCCGCTACCTCGAATTCCTCACCACCCAAGGCCAAGCCGAAGTAACCCTCCGCTACGGCACCACCGGCCGCCCCGAACGCCGCTACACCTGGCGACCGTAGAAACCCCCGCCTGCTCCGCAGGCGGGGCTGGTTACAGGGGGCCGGTGGGGTTCAGCCGGTGTCGAGGATTGTGAAGTGTTGGCGGTAGCGTTCTGGGGTGGTGCCCAGGCGGCGGGCGAAGACGCGGTGCAGGGTTTCGCCGTGGCGGTAGCCGATCTGGCGGGCGATTGCTCCGACGGTGAGCTGGGTGGATTCCAGTAGCCGGCGCGCCGCCTCGACGCGGAGATCCTCGATGAACGCGGCCGGCGTGACGCCGGTCTCGGCGCGGAAGGCGCGCGCGAAAGCGCGTTCGCTCATCGCGGTACGGCGCGCGAGCGTGGCGACCGCGAGGTCCTCGCCGAGATGGTCGGGCAGCCACTGCTGAACGTCGCGGATGGTGGGCGTCTTGGCCGTTCGGGCGCGCAGTTGGGCACTGAACTGCGCCTGGCCGCCGGGCCGCCGGCTGAAGACCACGTACGCCCGCGCGATCATCGCCGTCACTTCGCGGCCGTGATCGTCCTCGACCAGCGCCAGCGCCAGATCGACGCCGGCCGACATCCCGGCCGACGTCCAGCGGTTGCGATCGCGGACGTAGATCCGGTCCGGCTCGACCGTGACGCACGGAAAGCGCTCGGCGAGGATGCCGGTGGAGGCCCAGTGGGTGGTCGCCCGGTAGCCGTCCAACAGCCCGGCCGACGCCAGCAGCAGCGCGCCGGCGCAGACCGACGTCACCCGGCGCGCCTTGCGGGCCAGCGCCGGCAACTCCGGTACGACGTCGGCGGCGCCAGGACCGAAGACATCGCCACCGACGACGACCATGGTGTCGAAGTCGTCGCCCGCGGCAATGTCCTGCAGCGAATGGCCGACCGCCAGCGTCAGGCCACCGTCGACCGTGATCGGACAGCCCCGAGGCGAGGCGATCAGCAAGCGGTACGGCGGTGTGTCCGGGTCACCCTCCGCCGCGGGAGCGTCCCATCGGAGCTCCTCGGGCAGTTGCTGGGCCGGCCGCGAGGCGAGGTCGTTCAGCAGCCCGAACACATCGAGCGGACCGGCCAGTTCGGAGATCCGCATGCCTTGGAAGACGACGAAGACGATGGTGCGAGGCGCCGACACCTCGCCATCATCGCAGTCGATGCCGTCCATCGGCACGGTCAATTTCCGGTCGCTTCCTTCGCGCTGTGGGCATCGAGGAACGGTACGACGAGCGCGGCGACCTCGGCCGGCAACTGGGCATGCGGATAGTGGCCGCCCTTGGCCACCATGGCGAGCCGGCCGAGCCCGGGCGGCAGCGCGGCCACGATCCGGCGTCCTTCTTCGTCGGGATGGGCGAAGTCCGGGTCTTCCGAGCCCATGATCACCAGCGCCGGACAGCGGACCTCAGCCGTCCGGGCCTGCGCGTCGGCGGGGGTCGTCTTGCCGGTCTTCATGAACTCGGCCCACCGTCCGGGCTGTCGCAGCAGGTCGCGCAATTCGGCGAGATAGCTGTCGTGGTCCGCGGGCCGGGTCGGGTACGCGACGCCGTTCAGGTAGCGGAACCACAGCCGGGGCGATTTCAGCAGTTGCGTACCAATCAGCTGCAGCAGCCCGCGGCGGTACCGGGAGATCGACAGCAGTGCACCGAAGTCGAGGCTCTGGGTCAGCGTGAACGGGTCGATCTCCACGATCGCCGACACCAGCTCCGGGGCTTCGGCGGCCGCGATGGTCGCCGAACCGCCGGACAGCGAATGCCCGACGATCACGGCCGGTCCGCCGAAATGACGGATGACCTCGAGCAGGTCGCGCGCCACATCGGTGCGGCTGATGGCAGCCTTGCCGGTCACCGACGGCCAGCCGAT from Kribbella jejuensis includes these protein-coding regions:
- a CDS encoding response regulator, which gives rise to MIKVLVVDDDFMVARIHRGFVDRVDGFEVVGTANSGDQAVAALESLGPDLVLLDLYLPDVFGLDLIARLRAVRPSVDILVITAAREADAVRGAVRQGVVNYLLKPFGFEDLRVRLQEYARRRASVPDQVTSQADVDRVLAPARPAVNRLPKGLSQETTDLVTTALRNTPDNLSAAECAELVGISRVSARRYLEFLTTQGQAEVTLRYGTTGRPERRYTWRP
- a CDS encoding GlxA family transcriptional regulator, with protein sequence MSAPRTIVFVVFQGMRISELAGPLDVFGLLNDLASRPAQQLPEELRWDAPAAEGDPDTPPYRLLIASPRGCPITVDGGLTLAVGHSLQDIAAGDDFDTMVVVGGDVFGPGAADVVPELPALARKARRVTSVCAGALLLASAGLLDGYRATTHWASTGILAERFPCVTVEPDRIYVRDRNRWTSAGMSAGVDLALALVEDDHGREVTAMIARAYVVFSRRPGGQAQFSAQLRARTAKTPTIRDVQQWLPDHLGEDLAVATLARRTAMSERAFARAFRAETGVTPAAFIEDLRVEAARRLLESTQLTVGAIARQIGYRHGETLHRVFARRLGTTPERYRQHFTILDTG
- a CDS encoding sensor histidine kinase, yielding MSVRLRTRPTLAGQMLVLQLAIVIVVLVAVAAVSLAQSAATFNRVEGRRVTLLAEQLSSSPALRFNLRNPAPEETLAPTLQTSLAQSGVSSITVADSGGKVVAATNPTLIGTDLTYGDPSGDKRRGWSGQLNGELVAQVPVLSDQQETLGDQIGTVMVGEHSPSVLQRLRGASSYLAIYLGIACVLGLLGSWLLARRIKRQTLGLEPREIAGLAEHREAMLYGLAEGVVALDPHSRVTLVNDVGRRLLDLPEDAVGKSLNELGIEGRLREVLSGDDEARDAVVVRRGRVLVMNRMSVLKDGRSLGSVTTLRDRTELAQLERELGSFRSSAELLRAQTHEFANQLHTISGLIQIGEYDEVVTYVGALNRYRESLDLTVTRRVHDTTVAALLMAKSSLAAERRVELRVSERTTLLRLDPSLSADIATVLGNLVDNAVDAAAQSGTPLSPAWVEVELRQDAASVEIVVRDSGPGVAPELAQEVFAHGFTTKAAAEGERGIGLAMTRMICRRRGGEVAVTNLDEGGAAFIARMSTQRTPEGAR
- a CDS encoding alpha/beta fold hydrolase; the protein is MTEFVTLEHGQLACDVAGDGPLVVLSHGMGTWRQEFRHLVGPLVAAGYRVANVDMRGHGESSIGWPSVTGKAAISRTDVARDLLEVIRHFGGPAVIVGHSLSGGSATIAAAEAPELVSAIVEIDPFTLTQSLDFGALLSISRYRRGLLQLIGTQLLKSPRLWFRYLNGVAYPTRPADHDSYLAELRDLLRQPGRWAEFMKTGKTTPADAQARTAEVRCPALVIMGSEDPDFAHPDEEGRRIVAALPPGLGRLAMVAKGGHYPHAQLPAEVAALVVPFLDAHSAKEATGN